A genomic region of Trifolium pratense cultivar HEN17-A07 linkage group LG3, ARS_RC_1.1, whole genome shotgun sequence contains the following coding sequences:
- the LOC123918811 gene encoding uncharacterized protein LOC123918811, whose amino-acid sequence MTIITLSLPSTNPSSFFFHSSPKPFKFNPKSSSQLSPTTTTTTTSSLPKTSKVIIIGAGLAGLAAATHLNSQNIPFLLLESSNAVGGRVRTDIVDGFLLDRGFQIFITAYPEAQKLLNYQSLNLQKFYSGAKIFYDGKFHTVADPLRHFLDSAKSLTNPIGSIFDKLLIGTTRIGVLTKSDEQILTAEEVPTIELLNKLGFSDSIIRRFFRPFFGGIFFDPNLETSSRLFDFIFKCLALGENTLPANGISAIPEQLAARLPSDSILLNTKAVSVDFGSSDSPRVTLQNGEILNSALGVIVAVEEPALIKLLPGKINPVVKKPVRSTVCLYFTANPDQIPVQDPVLFLNGSGKGIVNNMFFVTNVAPSYSPQNKALISVSLIGLFKDESDDELVSKVIEELSDWFGDKMVKKWKHLRTYRIEYAQPNQCPPTNLKKNPTIEPGLYLCGDYLTSATFDGALVSGRRAAESLLMDRAFIANAS is encoded by the coding sequence ATGACTATCATCACACTTTCCCTCCCTTCCACAAAcccttcttccttcttcttccattCTTCTCCAAAACCATTCAAATTCAATCCCAAATCCTCCTCACAACTCTcccccaccaccaccaccaccaccacctcctcaCTCCCCAAAACTTCCAAAGTCATCATAATTGGCGCCGGCCTCGCCGGCTTAGCTGCCGCCACCCACCTCAACTCTCAAAACATCCCTTTCCTCCTCCTTGAATCATCAAACGCCGTCGGTGGCCGTGTCCGCACCGACATTGTCGATGGCTTCCTCCTTGACCGCGGCTTCCAAATCTTCATCACTGCTTATCCAGAAGCTCAAAAGCTTCTCAATTACCAATCCTTAAACCTACAAAAATTCTACTCCGGAGCAAAAATCTTCTACGATGGAAAATTCCACACCGTCGCTGATCCACTTCGCCATTTCCTTGATTCCGCAAAATCTCTAACTAATCCCATAGGTTCCATCTTCGATAAATTACTAATCGGAACAACGAGAATCGGTGTTCTCACAAAATCCGATGAACAAATTCTTACCGCAGAAGAAGTTCCCACAATTGAGTTACTGAATAAGCTAGGATTCTCCGATTCCATCATCAGAAGATTCTTCCGACCATTTTTCGGCGGAATCTTCTTCGATCCAAACCTCGAAACATCTTCGAGACTATTCGATTTCATCTTCAAGTGTCTCGCACTCGGCGAAAATACACTTCCGGCGAACGGTATATCGGCGATACCGGAACAGTTAGCGGCGAGGTTACCGTCAGATTCAATCTTGCTAAACACGAAAGCAGTTTCAGTTGATTTTGGTAGTTCCGATTCGCCACGTGTAACGTTGCAGAACGGTGAGATTTTGAACAGTGCGCTTGGAGTGATCGTGGCCGTTGAAGAACCGGCTTTGATTAAGTTATTACCGGGAAAGATAAACCCGGTTGTTAAAAAACCGGTTCGGAGTacagtttgtttatattttaccGCGAACCCGGATCAAATCCCGGTTCAGGATCCGGTTTTGTTTCTAAATGGGTCGGGTAAAGGAATAGTGAATAACATGTTTTTTGTGACAAATGTAGCTCCATCTTATAGCCCACAAAACAAAGCATTGATTTCGGTATCATTGATTGGATTATTTAAGGATGAATCTGACGATGAGTTAGTGAGTAAAGTGATTGAAGAACTTTCAGATTGGTTTGGGGataaaatggtaaaaaaatGGAAGCATTTGAGAACTTATAGAATTGAGTATGCACAACCTAATCAATGTCCACCCACTAATTTGAAGAAAAACCCAACAATTGAACCGGGTTTATATTTGTGTGGTGATTATTTGACTTCAGCTACATTTGATGGTGCTTTGGTTTCCGGTAGGAGAGCAGCTGAATCACTCTTAATGGATAGAGCTTTCATTGCTAATGCTTCATGA